In a genomic window of Halobiforma lacisalsi AJ5:
- a CDS encoding PGF-CTERM-anchored ABC transporter substrate-binding protein yields MRKSLVVIVAVSMALAFTVAPVAGAGLAAESGPNAAAVSAQESPTCEFPFEATDATGETVTIEEEPDAVVALQPSDAQTLFEIGAADKVVGMPVGQYTAYLEADEDLDITEDDGLTPIVEEVIAEEPDVVLAANTLEDDPVVDQLRDAGLTVFVFPTGESLDGVAENVRWTGEITGECEGAEETLDWMDETLADIDDAVPSEDRPLAYYEMGDGFTAGEGTFSHELLTTAGLENLGAEIGIEGWQMVDDEQVIEEDPDWIVYGESWGEPPVSEGVMETSAYQNERFVAVNDQYMNQPGPLVVVAIAELVHEVHPDAYEEAGLADDDRIAEYGDLSSDEGEGDGDGDGNGDETDGSDNDDADESDSETSDEEDTGDTDADDTAESGDSIPGFGVPVAVAVLAMLAVVGAARSARGA; encoded by the coding sequence ATGCGAAAGTCACTGGTCGTTATCGTCGCGGTATCGATGGCCCTCGCGTTCACGGTTGCTCCCGTCGCCGGAGCCGGTTTGGCGGCCGAGAGCGGACCGAACGCGGCGGCGGTGAGCGCACAGGAGTCGCCGACCTGCGAGTTCCCGTTCGAGGCGACCGACGCGACGGGCGAAACCGTCACCATCGAGGAGGAACCCGACGCTGTCGTCGCCTTGCAGCCAAGCGACGCACAGACGTTGTTCGAGATCGGCGCAGCGGACAAGGTCGTCGGCATGCCCGTCGGGCAGTACACCGCCTACCTCGAGGCCGACGAGGACCTCGACATCACCGAGGACGACGGCCTCACGCCGATCGTCGAGGAAGTGATCGCCGAGGAACCCGACGTCGTCCTGGCGGCCAACACCCTCGAGGACGACCCCGTAGTCGACCAGCTACGTGACGCCGGGCTGACCGTCTTCGTCTTCCCGACCGGCGAGTCCCTCGACGGCGTCGCCGAGAACGTCCGCTGGACCGGCGAGATCACCGGCGAGTGCGAGGGAGCCGAGGAGACCCTCGACTGGATGGACGAGACGCTGGCCGACATCGACGACGCGGTCCCGTCGGAGGACCGCCCACTGGCTTACTACGAGATGGGCGACGGCTTCACCGCCGGCGAAGGGACCTTCTCCCACGAACTCCTGACGACGGCCGGCCTCGAGAACCTCGGCGCGGAGATCGGTATCGAGGGCTGGCAGATGGTCGACGACGAGCAAGTCATCGAGGAAGATCCCGACTGGATCGTCTACGGCGAATCCTGGGGCGAACCGCCGGTCAGCGAGGGCGTGATGGAGACCTCGGCCTACCAGAACGAGCGGTTCGTCGCGGTGAACGACCAGTACATGAACCAGCCCGGCCCGCTCGTCGTGGTGGCGATCGCCGAGCTGGTCCACGAGGTCCACCCCGACGCGTACGAGGAGGCCGGCCTCGCCGACGACGACCGGATCGCAGAATACGGCGACCTCTCGAGCGACGAGGGCGAGGGCGATGGCGATGGCGATGGCAATGGTGACGAGACCGACGGCAGTGATAACGACGATGCCGACGAGTCGGACTCCGAAACGTCGGACGAGGAGGATACCGGCGACACCGACGCCGACGACACCGCGGAATCGGGCGACTCCATCCCCGGCTTCGGCGTCCCGGTCGCCGTCGCCGTCCTCGCGATGCTCGCGGTCGTCGGAGCCGCTCGCTCCGCTCGAGGAGCGTAA
- the srp19 gene encoding signal recognition particle subunit SRP19: MVENVIWPAYLDASLSRSEGRRVSEDLAVEEPTVDEIAKAVQQIGYDATIERDKSYSREHWAQRGRVVVRGADDSTKNDLVQAVAAYVAAMRE; the protein is encoded by the coding sequence ATGGTCGAGAACGTTATCTGGCCCGCTTACCTCGACGCGTCGCTCTCCCGCTCGGAGGGCCGTCGCGTCTCCGAGGACCTGGCCGTCGAGGAACCGACGGTCGACGAGATCGCGAAAGCCGTCCAGCAGATCGGATACGACGCCACGATAGAGCGGGACAAGTCCTACTCCCGCGAGCACTGGGCCCAGCGGGGCCGGGTCGTCGTCCGCGGCGCCGACGACTCGACGAAGAACGACCTCGTCCAGGCCGTGGCAGCGTACGTCGCCGCAATGCGCGAATGA
- a CDS encoding H/ACA ribonucleoprotein complex subunit GAR1: MRRVGTVVRTAQGLAVLRADESDGDDDRFRNEVGTPVLDDSLEEVGRVVDVFGPVDRPYLAVSPGDDVHLPSLVGGTLYAR; this comes from the coding sequence ATGCGTCGCGTCGGTACCGTCGTTCGAACGGCACAGGGACTCGCGGTGTTGCGGGCCGACGAGAGCGATGGGGACGACGACCGCTTCCGGAACGAAGTCGGTACCCCCGTCCTCGACGACTCGCTCGAGGAAGTCGGCCGCGTCGTCGACGTCTTCGGTCCCGTCGATCGACCCTACCTGGCCGTCTCACCGGGCGACGACGTACATCTCCCGTCGCTGGTCGGTGGGACGCTGTACGCACGATAA
- a CDS encoding presenilin family intramembrane aspartyl protease PSH, producing the protein MNDRTRILGAVGVTVLLFLGVQLGALALIEPFYESERQAVENPEDPTNSVVYFGIILAATALMLAAFKFDQQWLIRALIVGVSVMLSWFVFSEFVPPTVTVGSVNALAALAAAGVGAALLLYPEWYVIDLTGMLMGAGAAALFGISFGLLPALLLLTVLAVYDAISVYGTEHMLDLAEGVMDLKIPVVLVIPTTLSYSYLESGAGEPETLESLDDEAASDGGDNRSLEADGEMDPELKPDPSVSEEGDEDADQDDGGKLERDALFIGLGDAVIPTILVVSAAFFLEVGTLGLPWIALNLPALGALLGTIAGLLVLMYMVLKGRAHAGLPLLNGGAIGGYLLGALASGLSIATALGF; encoded by the coding sequence ATGAACGACCGGACGCGTATTCTCGGAGCCGTCGGCGTGACGGTTCTCCTCTTCCTCGGCGTGCAACTCGGCGCGCTGGCGCTGATCGAGCCCTTCTACGAGTCCGAGCGCCAGGCCGTCGAGAACCCCGAGGACCCGACCAACAGTGTCGTCTACTTCGGCATCATCCTCGCCGCGACCGCGCTCATGCTCGCGGCGTTCAAGTTCGACCAGCAGTGGCTGATCCGCGCGCTGATCGTCGGGGTAAGCGTGATGCTCTCCTGGTTCGTCTTCAGCGAGTTCGTCCCGCCGACGGTGACCGTCGGCTCGGTCAACGCCCTCGCCGCCCTCGCGGCGGCCGGCGTCGGGGCCGCGCTCCTCCTCTATCCCGAGTGGTACGTTATCGACCTCACCGGGATGTTGATGGGCGCCGGCGCGGCCGCGCTGTTCGGCATCAGCTTCGGCCTCCTCCCGGCACTGCTGTTGCTGACCGTCCTCGCGGTCTACGACGCGATCAGCGTCTACGGTACCGAACACATGCTCGACCTCGCGGAGGGCGTGATGGACCTGAAGATCCCCGTCGTGCTCGTCATCCCGACGACGCTGTCCTACTCCTACCTCGAGTCGGGCGCGGGCGAACCCGAGACGCTCGAGTCACTCGACGACGAGGCCGCCTCCGACGGCGGTGACAACCGGAGTCTCGAGGCAGACGGCGAGATGGATCCCGAACTCAAGCCGGATCCCTCGGTGTCGGAGGAGGGGGACGAGGACGCGGACCAAGACGACGGAGGGAAACTCGAGCGTGACGCCCTGTTCATCGGGCTGGGCGACGCAGTTATCCCGACGATCCTGGTCGTCAGCGCGGCCTTCTTCCTCGAAGTCGGCACGCTCGGCCTTCCCTGGATCGCGCTGAACCTCCCGGCGCTGGGGGCATTACTCGGCACGATCGCGGGCCTGCTGGTGCTCATGTACATGGTCCTGAAAGGCCGCGCGCACGCCGGCCTGCCGCTGCTCAACGGCGGCGCGATCGGGGGGTACCTGCTCGGCGCGCTCGCGAGCGGGCTGTCGATCGCGACCGCGCTCGGCTTCTAA
- a CDS encoding DUF6517 family protein, with protein MHRRQFVAALTSGGVVASTGCLGDLLEDVTTVSASPAIVPESVATEVGYDYRGTEESVRTESVAGETVEVTNYASEYVRTIDLPLDPFGGDGDESDGDEDENTDGVEAGVFGLLTTPEVSVAGENFNPVGDMSRAEIAERVQDRYGELEVGDDPVDRRSVTVLDDTTTVETFEGEATLREISVDAVVEVARPDRGGDHLVIVGVYPDETGFDRGAEAERIDTLIEAIEHGDGVEVNLEGD; from the coding sequence ATGCACCGACGGCAGTTCGTCGCGGCGCTTACGTCCGGCGGCGTCGTCGCCTCGACTGGCTGTCTCGGCGACCTGCTCGAGGACGTGACGACGGTGTCGGCGTCGCCGGCGATCGTTCCCGAGTCGGTCGCGACGGAGGTCGGGTACGACTACCGCGGGACCGAAGAGTCCGTCAGGACGGAATCCGTGGCGGGCGAGACGGTCGAGGTGACGAACTACGCCAGCGAGTACGTCCGGACGATCGATCTCCCGCTGGATCCGTTCGGCGGCGACGGCGACGAGAGTGACGGCGACGAGGACGAGAACACGGACGGCGTCGAGGCCGGCGTCTTCGGTCTCCTGACGACCCCCGAGGTCAGCGTCGCCGGCGAGAACTTCAATCCCGTCGGCGACATGAGCCGCGCCGAGATCGCCGAACGCGTCCAGGACCGGTACGGCGAACTCGAGGTCGGCGACGATCCCGTCGATCGCCGCTCGGTCACGGTGCTCGACGACACGACGACGGTCGAGACCTTCGAGGGGGAAGCGACGCTGCGGGAGATATCCGTCGACGCCGTCGTCGAGGTCGCGCGCCCGGATCGGGGCGGGGACCACCTGGTCATCGTCGGCGTCTACCCCGACGAGACGGGGTTCGATCGAGGGGCCGAGGCCGAACGGATCGACACGCTGATCGAGGCGATCGAACACGGGGACGGCGTCGAAGTGAATCTCGAGGGCGATTAG
- a CDS encoding manganese catalase family protein, with protein MFFHEPELQYEVTVEEPDPHFAKLLQQAIGGQEGEMRVALQYMFQAWALPEEYEAYRKLLMETATEELGHIEMLATAVTKNLRGSPKQMREETEETAAAAAAMTGQNPRQFLSSGLSAMPVDSNGVPFDGAYVAASGNLAGDLYANVMAEATGRTLATRLWEYTDDPGMKDMLSYLIARDTMHQNQWLEALESLDDPVPVPASFPQEEENQDVNYAFISTRRDPQEDPGFPWTQGTAPDGNGEFSYLAEQPGDGDGVPPAPDPKTYSDPEPDGSDGD; from the coding sequence ATGTTCTTCCACGAACCGGAGTTACAGTACGAGGTCACCGTCGAAGAACCGGACCCACACTTCGCGAAACTCCTCCAGCAGGCGATCGGCGGCCAGGAGGGCGAGATGCGCGTCGCCCTGCAGTACATGTTCCAGGCGTGGGCGCTGCCCGAAGAGTACGAGGCCTACCGGAAGCTGCTCATGGAGACCGCCACCGAGGAGCTGGGCCACATCGAGATGCTCGCGACGGCGGTCACGAAGAACCTCCGGGGTTCGCCGAAGCAGATGCGCGAGGAAACGGAGGAGACGGCGGCCGCCGCCGCAGCGATGACCGGACAGAACCCCCGGCAGTTCCTTTCGTCCGGACTCTCCGCGATGCCGGTCGACAGCAACGGCGTGCCGTTCGACGGGGCCTACGTCGCCGCCTCGGGGAACCTCGCGGGCGACCTCTACGCGAACGTGATGGCCGAGGCGACCGGCCGCACCCTCGCGACCCGCCTCTGGGAGTACACCGACGACCCCGGCATGAAGGACATGCTCTCCTATCTCATCGCCCGGGACACCATGCACCAGAACCAGTGGCTCGAGGCCCTCGAGAGCCTCGACGATCCGGTCCCGGTGCCGGCGAGTTTCCCGCAGGAGGAGGAGAATCAGGACGTCAACTACGCATTCATCTCGACGCGCCGGGATCCCCAGGAGGATCCGGGCTTCCCGTGGACCCAGGGAACCGCGCCCGACGGGAACGGCGAGTTCTCCTACCTCGCCGAACAGCCGGGTGACGGCGACGGGGTGCCGCCGGCACCGGATCCGAAGACGTACAGCGACCCGGAACCGGACGGGTCCGACGGCGACTGA
- the cysS gene encoding cysteine--tRNA ligase has protein sequence MTLHVTNTLTGETEPFEPQDPDNVLLYYCGLTVSDPPHLGHARSWVHVDVMHRWLEFLGYDVRHVENFTDVNEKIVARVGEDGLGEDESEVAESYIERTLSDMRSLNLLRAEVYPRVSEHVPEIIDLVETLVEKGYAYESNGSVYFDVTQFDDYGKLSNQELEEIESQGDPDERSEKRHPADFALWKAGGVDADAIEEHRHEGAAEPEQACETAQTWDSPWGEGRPGWHIECSAMSMTHLDETLDLHVGGRDLVFPHHENEIAQSEAATDATFANYWLHCELFEMDDEKMSSSLGNFVTVEDAVERWGTNVLRTFLTAGSYNSTQLYSDETIAEAEERWERLERAYEAALDAVDSPDARTKVEDAEFRATVGDAREAFVEAMNDDFNTREAQSALLEVATAINSHLEGREEYDYRGLREAVETLKELGGVLGLSFTGETTGKADLAGDVVDLVLDVREQEREDGNYERADELRDELEALGIEVQDTDDGPTYRLPSE, from the coding sequence ATGACCCTACACGTGACGAACACGTTGACGGGCGAAACGGAGCCGTTCGAGCCACAGGACCCCGATAACGTCTTGCTCTACTACTGTGGCCTGACGGTCTCCGACCCGCCCCATCTGGGCCACGCGCGGTCGTGGGTCCACGTCGACGTCATGCACCGCTGGCTCGAGTTCCTCGGGTACGACGTGCGTCACGTCGAGAACTTCACCGACGTCAACGAGAAGATCGTCGCCCGCGTCGGCGAGGACGGCCTGGGCGAGGACGAGAGCGAGGTCGCCGAAAGCTACATCGAGCGCACCCTCTCGGATATGCGCTCACTGAACCTCCTGCGGGCGGAAGTCTATCCCCGCGTATCGGAACACGTCCCGGAGATCATCGACCTGGTCGAAACCCTGGTCGAGAAGGGGTACGCCTACGAGTCGAACGGGTCGGTCTACTTCGACGTAACGCAGTTCGACGACTACGGCAAGCTCTCGAACCAGGAACTCGAGGAGATCGAGTCCCAGGGCGACCCCGACGAGCGCTCGGAGAAGCGCCATCCCGCGGACTTCGCGCTCTGGAAGGCCGGCGGCGTCGACGCCGACGCGATCGAGGAACACCGCCACGAGGGCGCGGCAGAGCCGGAACAGGCCTGCGAGACCGCCCAGACCTGGGACTCGCCGTGGGGCGAGGGACGGCCCGGCTGGCACATCGAGTGCTCCGCGATGAGCATGACCCACCTCGACGAGACGCTGGACCTCCACGTCGGCGGCCGCGACCTCGTCTTCCCCCACCACGAAAACGAGATCGCCCAGTCCGAGGCGGCGACCGACGCGACGTTCGCGAACTACTGGCTCCACTGTGAGCTGTTCGAGATGGACGACGAGAAGATGTCCTCGAGCCTGGGGAACTTCGTCACCGTCGAGGACGCGGTCGAACGCTGGGGAACGAACGTCCTGCGGACGTTCCTGACCGCGGGGTCGTACAACAGCACGCAGCTGTACTCCGACGAGACGATCGCCGAGGCCGAGGAACGCTGGGAGCGACTCGAGCGCGCCTACGAGGCGGCCCTCGACGCCGTCGACTCGCCGGACGCCCGGACGAAAGTCGAAGACGCGGAGTTCCGCGCCACAGTCGGGGACGCCCGCGAAGCGTTCGTCGAGGCCATGAACGACGACTTCAACACCCGGGAGGCCCAGTCGGCGCTGCTCGAGGTCGCGACGGCGATCAACAGCCACCTCGAAGGCCGCGAGGAGTACGACTACCGCGGGCTTCGCGAGGCCGTCGAGACCCTGAAGGAACTGGGCGGCGTCCTCGGGCTCTCCTTCACGGGCGAGACGACGGGGAAGGCCGACCTCGCCGGCGACGTGGTCGACCTCGTGCTCGACGTCCGCGAGCAGGAACGCGAGGACGGCAACTACGAGCGGGCCGACGAGTTGCGCGACGAACTCGAGGCCCTGGGGATCGAGGTTCAGGATACCGACGACGGGCCGACCTACCGGCTGCCGTCCGAGTAA
- a CDS encoding PAS domain-containing sensor histidine kinase, with translation MSTRSDPAASAFWGDADDDVALERYRTLVETIDDGIYQLDADGRFVAVNDVIVETTGYDREDLLGEHVSLLLDEDDVDAIERELAEAVATGCDVSTFELAVRTADGDPLPCEVRISPLADDDELCGSIGVVRVRGRSEPIRCLESFEAAKLERSYGSVGTIPDETNVGVVVLNDAGEVKWIDETVEEYLGLERGRVLGRDHRSVIEGTVADRLADPEAFAQRVLATYEDDSYLDRFEFRVTDAGDDPRWLEYRSKPIESGEYAGGRIELYYDITDQKRSESELRESREAFQSLVDAVEEYAIFRLDPEGTVISWNEGAKRIKGYDREEIVGEHFSTFYTQEDRAEGIPERNLERATENGSVEDEGWRVRKDGSRFWANVTITPVLDADGTHRGYLKVTRDMTDRWQREQELESELQRVLGRVSDAFYAVDDEFRFTHVNDRAAELLEHSEEELLGERIWDVFPDLVDLDEVWNAFHTAMESQEPTSYELYYDTLDFWVEANLYPSESGISVYFRDVTDRVERERDLERTERRFEAIFEDPNILVGLLEPDGTVLDINGTAMDYVDADLEDVTDEPFWETPWWGEGDGVQDRVREWTERAAAGEYVEFETDLTRPNGDWYTLNGVFRPVTNDDGEVVSIIVSDRDITERRRRERELEESEQRYRTLAEYFPNGLVTLFDHDLEYTLAAGQGFDKLPVDPDDLEGRSFDDVWPAETTETLEPAFRAALNGEQRSVELEYAGREWVLYVVPITDNRGDVFAGVTMAHDITERKEYQRKLEETIDQLEESNKRLEQFAYAASHDLQEPLRMVSSYLQLIGNRYADTLDEDGTEFLEFAIDGADRMRDMIDGLLAYSRVETQGEPIEPVELDPILEDVLADLQLRIEETDAEITAEPLPRVEGDASQLRQVFQNLLGNALEYSGDGPPRVHVDAERRGDEWRISVHDEGIGIDPDDQESVFEVFNRLHSRDDHPGTGIGLALCQRIVERHDGEIWVDSEPGEGSTFSFTLLAADDGDR, from the coding sequence ATGAGTACTCGATCGGATCCCGCAGCGAGCGCCTTCTGGGGGGATGCCGACGACGACGTGGCGCTCGAGCGGTACCGGACGCTCGTCGAGACGATCGACGACGGGATCTATCAACTCGACGCCGACGGGCGGTTCGTCGCGGTCAACGACGTCATCGTCGAGACGACCGGTTACGATCGTGAGGACCTCCTCGGGGAACACGTCTCCCTGCTTCTCGACGAGGACGACGTCGACGCCATCGAACGCGAGCTGGCCGAGGCCGTCGCGACTGGCTGTGACGTCTCCACGTTCGAACTCGCCGTCCGGACGGCGGACGGCGACCCCCTTCCCTGCGAAGTCCGGATCTCTCCCCTGGCGGACGACGACGAACTGTGCGGCTCGATCGGCGTCGTCCGTGTTCGCGGCCGCTCGGAACCGATCCGGTGCCTCGAGTCCTTCGAGGCGGCGAAACTGGAGCGATCCTACGGATCGGTCGGGACCATCCCGGACGAGACCAACGTGGGGGTCGTCGTTCTCAACGACGCCGGTGAGGTCAAGTGGATCGACGAGACGGTCGAGGAGTACCTCGGCCTCGAGCGCGGGCGGGTCCTCGGTCGGGACCACCGGTCGGTGATCGAGGGGACGGTCGCCGACCGGCTCGCGGATCCCGAAGCGTTCGCCCAGCGCGTGCTGGCGACCTACGAGGACGACAGCTATCTCGATCGCTTCGAGTTTCGCGTGACCGATGCGGGCGACGATCCCCGCTGGCTCGAGTACCGGAGCAAGCCGATCGAGTCCGGCGAGTACGCTGGCGGCCGGATCGAACTCTACTACGACATCACCGACCAGAAACGGTCCGAAAGCGAACTGCGCGAGAGCCGGGAGGCGTTCCAGTCGCTCGTCGACGCCGTCGAGGAGTACGCGATCTTCCGGCTCGATCCCGAGGGGACCGTCATCAGCTGGAACGAGGGGGCGAAACGGATCAAGGGGTACGACCGCGAGGAGATCGTCGGCGAGCACTTCTCGACGTTCTACACGCAGGAAGACCGCGCGGAGGGGATCCCCGAGCGAAACCTCGAGCGGGCGACCGAGAACGGCTCCGTTGAGGACGAGGGGTGGCGCGTCCGCAAGGACGGCTCGCGGTTCTGGGCGAACGTGACGATCACGCCCGTGTTAGACGCCGACGGCACTCACCGGGGCTATTTGAAAGTGACCCGTGATATGACCGATCGCTGGCAGCGCGAACAGGAACTCGAGAGCGAGCTTCAGCGGGTACTCGGGAGGGTTTCCGACGCGTTCTACGCCGTCGACGACGAGTTCCGGTTTACCCACGTCAACGACCGCGCCGCGGAATTGCTCGAGCACTCCGAGGAAGAACTCCTCGGCGAGCGGATCTGGGACGTGTTTCCGGACCTCGTCGATCTCGACGAGGTCTGGAACGCCTTCCACACGGCCATGGAGAGCCAGGAGCCGACCAGCTACGAACTCTACTACGACACGCTGGATTTCTGGGTAGAAGCGAACCTCTACCCCTCCGAGAGCGGGATCTCCGTGTACTTCCGCGACGTCACCGACCGCGTCGAACGCGAACGGGATCTCGAGCGGACCGAACGGCGCTTCGAGGCGATCTTCGAGGACCCCAACATCCTCGTCGGGCTGCTCGAACCGGACGGGACGGTGCTTGACATCAACGGAACCGCGATGGACTACGTCGACGCGGACCTCGAGGACGTGACCGACGAGCCCTTCTGGGAGACGCCGTGGTGGGGAGAGGGCGACGGGGTCCAGGACCGGGTCCGGGAGTGGACCGAGCGCGCGGCCGCCGGCGAGTACGTCGAGTTCGAGACCGACCTCACCAGGCCGAACGGCGACTGGTACACGCTCAATGGCGTGTTTCGGCCGGTGACGAACGACGACGGCGAGGTCGTCTCGATCATCGTCTCGGATCGGGACATCACCGAACGTAGGCGACGCGAACGGGAACTCGAGGAGTCCGAACAGCGCTACCGGACCCTCGCGGAGTACTTCCCGAACGGCCTCGTCACGCTGTTCGATCACGACCTCGAGTACACGCTCGCCGCCGGCCAGGGGTTCGACAAACTCCCGGTCGACCCCGACGACCTCGAGGGACGGAGCTTCGACGACGTCTGGCCCGCCGAAACGACCGAGACGCTCGAGCCCGCGTTCCGGGCGGCGCTGAACGGCGAGCAGCGCTCGGTCGAACTCGAGTACGCCGGCCGGGAGTGGGTGCTGTACGTGGTTCCGATCACCGACAACCGGGGCGACGTCTTCGCCGGCGTGACGATGGCCCACGACATCACCGAGCGCAAGGAGTACCAGCGGAAACTCGAGGAGACGATCGATCAACTCGAGGAGTCGAACAAGCGACTCGAGCAGTTCGCCTACGCCGCTTCTCACGACCTGCAGGAGCCCCTGCGGATGGTCTCGAGCTACCTCCAGCTTATCGGGAACCGCTACGCCGATACCCTCGACGAGGACGGGACGGAGTTCCTCGAGTTCGCAATCGACGGCGCGGACCGAATGCGCGACATGATCGACGGCCTGCTTGCCTACTCCCGGGTCGAGACACAGGGCGAGCCGATCGAGCCCGTCGAACTCGACCCGATCCTCGAGGACGTTCTCGCGGACCTGCAACTCCGGATCGAGGAGACCGACGCCGAGATCACGGCCGAACCGCTTCCGCGGGTCGAGGGCGATGCCAGTCAACTGCGACAGGTGTTCCAGAACCTGCTGGGGAACGCACTCGAGTACAGCGGAGACGGGCCCCCGCGGGTCCACGTTGACGCCGAGCGCCGGGGCGACGAGTGGCGGATTTCGGTCCACGACGAGGGCATCGGGATCGACCCCGACGATCAGGAGTCGGTCTTCGAGGTGTTCAACCGGCTGCACAGCCGTGACGACCACCCCGGAACCGGGATCGGACTGGCGCTGTGTCAGCGGATCGTCGAGCGCCACGATGGCGAGATCTGGGTCGACTCCGAGCCGGGCGAGGGGTCGACGTTCTCGTTTACCCTACTGGCGGCCGACGACGGAGACCGGTAG